The following coding sequences lie in one Methanothermobacter sp. MT-2 genomic window:
- a CDS encoding dolichyl-phosphate mannose synthase: MNPRDVTIIVPVYNEEGTIIQVINDLMDRGYDIIIVDDGSTDSTPYLLQRFKDDNIKIYRHVINRGLGAALRTGIEAALSRKTSYIVTFDADGQHDPDDIEKVCKPLIDDKADAVIGKRNFSEMPLSRNIGNFIMNIITLIFYGIKVSDSQSGLRAFTRTAASKIKINDRGYGVSSEIISEIKRRGLRLKEVPIKTIYTPETISKGTNLSVGIRILVKLIINILKRL; encoded by the coding sequence ATGAATCCAAGGGACGTCACTATTATCGTGCCAGTTTATAATGAAGAAGGAACCATCATACAAGTTATAAATGATCTAATGGATAGAGGATATGATATTATCATTGTGGATGACGGCTCAACAGATTCCACACCCTATCTGTTACAAAGATTCAAAGATGATAATATAAAAATTTACAGGCATGTTATAAATAGGGGGCTTGGAGCAGCCCTAAGAACTGGTATAGAAGCAGCTCTTTCAAGAAAAACATCTTATATCGTGACATTTGATGCTGATGGACAACACGACCCAGATGATATAGAAAAAGTTTGCAAACCACTAATCGATGATAAAGCAGATGCTGTTATTGGTAAGAGAAATTTTAGTGAAATGCCACTTTCAAGGAATATTGGAAACTTTATCATGAATATCATAACCTTGATATTCTATGGTATCAAAGTTTCTGATTCACAATCAGGATTAAGAGCATTCACCCGCACTGCAGCATCTAAGATCAAAATAAATGATAGGGGCTATGGAGTATCATCTGAGATAATAAGCGAAATCAAAAGAAGGGGCTTGAGACTGAAAGAGGTGCCCATAAAAACTATATACACTCCAGAGACGATCTCAAAGGGCACGAACCTTAGTGTAGGTATTAGGATATTGGTCAAACTAATAATTAACATATTGAAAAGATTGTGA
- a CDS encoding predicted glycosyltransferase gives MKILIITEYFPKTLEFDIRGGAEACAFNEALQLSKKHEVTVLTSKTKGTPKEYSIENINVIGCSPKRAYVQKGSIIKRSLFMKDAYKKGIKQDFDIAIGYNFITHPIAWKIGKKTSKASVARYHDTWIGEWIKNMGVTGILGEIIERYNLSRDFNHIIAVSKYTKDKLAKYFPQEKISVVHNMVDFKVPKHRKYPNPTIACVARLVEYKRVEDLIKATNLLKDEIPNLKCQIIGTGPLEKQLKRLTRKLKLEKNVKFHGFIKKHEEVLKIIASSHIFCLPSTVEGFGIVIVEAMKCGTPFVASRIPPILEASAGQGGLFFEPGNWKDLADKIKTLLKDEKLYKKLRKEGLKQSEKYKREYIGDKLEKILEKVCQS, from the coding sequence ATGAAAATACTAATAATAACAGAATACTTCCCAAAAACCTTGGAATTCGATATCAGAGGCGGGGCAGAGGCGTGCGCGTTCAACGAAGCCCTCCAACTATCAAAAAAACATGAGGTAACAGTCCTAACATCCAAGACCAAGGGAACACCCAAAGAATACTCCATAGAAAATATAAATGTCATAGGATGCAGCCCCAAACGAGCCTATGTACAGAAAGGCTCCATCATCAAACGTTCACTATTCATGAAAGACGCCTACAAAAAAGGGATAAAACAAGACTTTGACATTGCAATAGGCTACAATTTCATAACACATCCAATAGCATGGAAAATAGGGAAAAAAACATCAAAAGCTTCAGTTGCACGCTACCATGACACTTGGATAGGAGAATGGATCAAAAACATGGGCGTCACCGGGATACTAGGCGAAATAATAGAAAGATACAACCTCTCACGGGACTTCAACCATATAATAGCAGTCTCAAAATATACAAAGGATAAACTAGCCAAATATTTCCCACAAGAGAAAATATCAGTAGTCCACAACATGGTAGACTTCAAAGTACCGAAACACAGAAAATATCCAAATCCAACAATTGCATGTGTCGCAAGACTCGTAGAATACAAAAGAGTAGAAGACCTCATAAAAGCAACAAACCTATTAAAAGATGAAATCCCAAACCTCAAATGCCAAATCATTGGAACCGGACCACTAGAAAAACAACTGAAAAGACTCACAAGGAAACTCAAACTAGAAAAAAACGTGAAATTCCACGGTTTTATAAAAAAACACGAAGAAGTCTTGAAGATCATAGCATCATCCCACATATTCTGCCTACCTAGTACAGTTGAAGGCTTTGGGATAGTTATAGTAGAAGCCATGAAATGTGGCACACCCTTCGTAGCTTCAAGGATACCACCTATATTAGAAGCAAGCGCAGGCCAAGGAGGACTATTCTTCGAACCAGGAAACTGGAAAGACCTAGCAGATAAAATCAAAACACTACTAAAAGATGAAAAACTCTATAAAAAACTTCGAAAAGAGGGCTTGAAACAATCAGAAAAATATAAGAGGGAATATATAGGGGATAAACTGGAGAAAATATTAGAAAAAGTCTGTCAAAGTTAA
- a CDS encoding glutamyl-tRNA(Gln) amidotransferase subunit E, translating to MDWDEIGLKMGLEIHQQLDSKGKLFCPCNCELTDDKPEYTIMRRLRPTQSELGKIDRAAFEEAKRKLRFYYQAYSSHTCLVEADEEPPHPINSEALEIAVTIALLLNMNVVDEFHTMRKQVIDGSNTGGFQRTGLVATNGYVETGHGRVKIENLCLEEDAARRIEEREDGIVFRLDRLGIPLVEITTDPSIKDPDQLKEVAYQIGQILRSTKVKRGIGTIRQDLNISIRDGARVEVKGVQDLNLIPEIVKREVQRQLKLLELREKLKNRKAKVVDKIYDVGDIFKDTRSKIIKGAESVLAIKLEGFSGFIGMELQPDRRFGTELADYAKKMGVAGIFHTDELPAYGISEEEVKRLLEHLDAGENDAAIIIADERDKAESALLEVVSRAKMAMQGVPEETRKALEDGNTSYLRPLPTASRMYVETDIPLFKIGAKMIKRLEDELPELPSEKKERLIKEYGLSEDLSSQLVKKGFADDFEKLTMVDVDNTLVASLLAYTLPELKRDGYKIENLKLEEIEGALQLLKEGKISKDALKDIIAYIADKKVEPIRAAQELDLLLLSEEEVGEIIQQIVEENEDMIKERKMAAIGPLMGEAMKKLRGKADGQLVNRMLREKIQEKV from the coding sequence ATGGACTGGGATGAAATCGGGTTAAAGATGGGTTTGGAGATACACCAGCAACTTGACAGCAAAGGGAAATTGTTCTGTCCTTGTAACTGTGAATTGACAGATGATAAACCAGAATATACTATAATGAGGAGGTTAAGACCCACACAAAGCGAACTCGGTAAAATAGACAGGGCCGCGTTTGAAGAGGCTAAAAGGAAGCTCAGATTCTATTATCAGGCATATTCTAGTCATACTTGTCTTGTGGAAGCTGATGAGGAGCCTCCACATCCCATAAATAGTGAGGCTTTAGAAATTGCGGTGACAATTGCATTACTCCTTAACATGAATGTGGTTGATGAATTCCACACCATGAGGAAACAGGTCATAGATGGTAGCAATACTGGAGGTTTTCAGAGAACCGGGCTTGTGGCGACTAATGGTTATGTTGAAACAGGCCATGGTAGGGTGAAGATAGAAAACTTGTGCCTAGAAGAGGATGCTGCAAGAAGAATAGAAGAAAGGGAAGATGGTATAGTTTTTCGTTTGGATAGGCTTGGAATACCCCTTGTTGAGATAACAACAGACCCTTCTATTAAGGATCCTGACCAGTTAAAAGAAGTGGCTTATCAGATAGGTCAGATACTCCGTAGCACCAAGGTTAAAAGGGGTATAGGGACCATTAGACAAGACCTTAACATATCAATAAGGGATGGTGCAAGGGTCGAGGTCAAGGGAGTCCAAGACCTTAACTTGATACCAGAGATTGTTAAAAGAGAGGTTCAAAGGCAACTAAAGTTACTGGAGTTACGTGAAAAACTTAAAAATAGGAAAGCGAAGGTTGTAGATAAAATATATGATGTTGGGGACATCTTCAAGGATACGAGATCAAAGATAATAAAAGGTGCCGAGAGCGTTCTCGCAATTAAACTAGAAGGTTTCTCAGGTTTTATAGGTATGGAACTTCAACCAGACAGGAGATTCGGGACTGAACTAGCAGATTATGCCAAGAAAATGGGGGTTGCAGGTATATTCCATACTGATGAACTCCCAGCATATGGTATAAGCGAAGAAGAAGTTAAAAGACTACTCGAACATTTAGATGCTGGTGAAAATGATGCTGCGATAATCATAGCAGATGAAAGAGATAAGGCAGAATCAGCCCTTTTAGAGGTTGTTTCAAGGGCTAAAATGGCCATGCAGGGCGTTCCAGAGGAGACTAGGAAGGCTTTAGAAGATGGTAACACCTCCTATTTAAGGCCCTTGCCCACTGCCAGTAGAATGTATGTTGAAACAGACATTCCGCTTTTCAAGATCGGTGCAAAGATGATTAAAAGATTAGAGGATGAGCTTCCAGAGCTTCCATCAGAGAAAAAAGAGAGGCTGATAAAAGAATATGGTCTAAGCGAGGATTTATCATCTCAGTTGGTTAAGAAGGGTTTTGCAGACGATTTCGAAAAACTTACAATGGTGGATGTTGACAACACCCTAGTAGCGTCATTACTCGCCTACACGCTCCCAGAACTCAAAAGGGACGGTTACAAGATTGAAAATTTAAAACTTGAAGAAATAGAAGGGGCCTTGCAATTACTCAAAGAGGGTAAAATTTCAAAGGATGCCCTAAAAGATATCATAGCATACATAGCAGATAAGAAAGTTGAACCAATTAGGGCAGCCCAGGAACTGGACCTTTTACTTTTAAGTGAAGAAGAAGTCGGGGAGATAATCCAACAGATCGTAGAAGAGAATGAGGACATGATAAAAGAGAGGAAAATGGCGGCCATTGGCCCGCTCATGGGAGAGGCTATGAAAAAATTGAGGGGAAAGGCTGATGGTCAACTTGTGAACAGGATGCTTAGAGAGAAGATACAGGAAAAAGTTTAA
- a CDS encoding glutamyl-tRNA amidotransferase, subunit D: MDPEKHKGELIMAYRGLAKKLLDSKSIKIGDRIKIKKDDISYEGMLLDRPEDADDKHLVLKLDNGYNIGVEIKDAKIESIEEGSKPSIELPPVDLEKNPELPDISIISTGGTVASIIDYKTGAVHPAFTAEDLLRANPELLDIANIRGKAIFNILSENMRPEYWVEAARAIAKEIEDGAYGVVVAHGTDTMHYTSAALSFILKTPVPVILTGAQRSSDRPSSDAHLNLISSVIAAKSNIAEVMVCMHASIEDKNCYLHRGTKVRKMHTSRRDTFKSINTKPIAEIKNGKIKVLREDYQRRDSAELEIRDKIEPRVALIKTYPGINPEILEYYIDNNYKGIVLEGTGLGHCPDDLIPAIERANEMDIIVAMASQCINGRVNMNVYSTGRRLLGAGVIPVADMLPETAYVKLVWALGQSKDPETVKKMMIENISGEIEDRSLLEYFPG; the protein is encoded by the coding sequence ATGGACCCGGAAAAACATAAAGGGGAGCTTATAATGGCCTATAGGGGACTTGCGAAAAAATTACTAGATTCAAAATCTATTAAAATCGGTGACCGGATCAAAATCAAAAAAGATGATATAAGCTATGAGGGCATGTTACTTGACAGGCCAGAAGATGCTGATGACAAACACCTAGTGCTAAAATTAGACAACGGCTACAATATTGGGGTGGAAATCAAAGACGCTAAGATAGAATCGATAGAGGAAGGTTCAAAGCCTAGTATAGAACTTCCACCAGTTGATCTTGAAAAAAACCCAGAACTCCCAGACATCTCCATAATATCCACAGGTGGTACAGTAGCCTCAATAATAGATTATAAAACAGGTGCTGTTCACCCAGCATTCACAGCAGAAGACCTACTAAGAGCCAACCCAGAACTCCTAGACATTGCAAATATACGTGGAAAAGCCATATTCAACATTCTAAGCGAGAACATGCGCCCAGAGTATTGGGTTGAAGCCGCAAGGGCCATAGCCAAAGAAATAGAAGACGGAGCCTATGGTGTTGTTGTGGCCCATGGCACAGATACCATGCATTATACCTCAGCAGCATTAAGTTTCATCCTAAAGACTCCAGTGCCAGTAATCCTCACAGGAGCGCAGAGAAGTTCTGACAGACCATCCTCTGACGCACACCTCAACCTTATAAGTTCTGTTATAGCTGCAAAATCTAACATAGCAGAGGTCATGGTTTGTATGCACGCCAGTATAGAAGATAAAAACTGCTATTTACACCGTGGGACAAAAGTCAGGAAAATGCACACATCAAGAAGGGATACATTCAAGAGCATAAACACCAAACCAATTGCAGAAATTAAAAATGGTAAAATCAAAGTTTTAAGGGAAGACTACCAGAGGAGAGATTCTGCAGAACTTGAAATCAGGGATAAGATAGAGCCAAGAGTAGCTCTCATAAAAACCTACCCTGGGATCAACCCCGAAATATTAGAATACTACATTGACAACAATTACAAGGGCATAGTCTTAGAGGGCACTGGCCTCGGACACTGTCCAGACGATCTTATACCAGCTATTGAACGCGCTAATGAAATGGATATAATAGTTGCGATGGCTTCACAGTGTATTAATGGGAGAGTTAACATGAACGTTTATAGTACTGGTAGAAGGCTGCTTGGAGCTGGAGTTATACCAGTAGCTGACATGCTCCCTGAGACAGCCTATGTAAAACTTGTATGGGCCCTTGGCCAAAGCAAAGACCCAGAAACTGTCAAGAAAATGATGATTGAGAATATTAGTGGCGAGATTGAGGATAGATCTTTGCTTGAATACTTCCCAGGGTGA
- a CDS encoding 2-oxoisovalerate oxidoreductase, subunit alpha: MTTERIIKKPKCILDVFERKGGSAPTATHYCPGCGHGILHKLIGEAIDELGIQERTVLISPVGCAVFAYYYFDCGNVQVAHGRAPAVGTGISRAEDNAILILYQGDGDLASIGLNETIQAANRGEKMAVFFVNNTVYGMTGGQMAPTTLVGEPTITCPEGRDPRFAGYPLHMCELLNNLQAPVFIERVSLADIKHIRRAKRAVKRALEIQRDGKGYAFVEVLSPCPTNLRQDAEGAQRFINEEMEKEFPVKNFRDRGDEVEPLKRGKSDFSKESLDRIFQLDESLPEPIDDPEFGEIKVKIAGFGGQGVLSMGLALAQAACTESRHVSWYPAYGPEQRGGTSSCAVVISGEVIGSPVVDKPDVLIAFNQPSLDEFAHTVPEDGYILYDSTTIEYNGKGNIIGVPAFKIAKREGAERAANTVMLGVLMELGLTKLSKKSFQDAIRFIFSGKEKIIDINLKLLDIGVEWTRKNIKGSL; encoded by the coding sequence ATGACAACTGAAAGAATCATCAAAAAACCAAAATGTATACTTGACGTGTTCGAGAGAAAAGGTGGAAGCGCACCAACAGCAACACACTATTGTCCAGGATGCGGACATGGCATACTACACAAACTCATAGGAGAAGCCATAGACGAACTTGGAATACAAGAGAGAACAGTCCTCATAAGCCCAGTTGGATGCGCAGTCTTCGCATACTACTACTTTGACTGTGGTAACGTACAAGTCGCCCATGGAAGAGCACCAGCCGTGGGAACAGGAATATCCCGTGCAGAAGACAACGCCATTCTAATACTCTACCAGGGAGACGGAGACCTTGCATCAATTGGATTAAATGAAACCATCCAAGCCGCTAACAGAGGAGAGAAAATGGCAGTATTCTTCGTGAACAACACAGTATATGGTATGACAGGAGGCCAAATGGCCCCAACAACACTCGTGGGCGAACCCACCATAACATGTCCAGAGGGTAGAGATCCAAGATTTGCAGGTTACCCATTACACATGTGCGAATTACTCAACAACCTACAAGCCCCAGTGTTTATCGAGAGGGTTTCCCTCGCTGACATAAAACATATAAGAAGGGCTAAAAGAGCCGTTAAAAGGGCCCTTGAAATACAAAGGGATGGTAAAGGTTATGCCTTCGTCGAAGTCTTATCTCCATGTCCAACAAACCTGCGCCAGGATGCTGAAGGCGCCCAGAGATTTATAAATGAGGAAATGGAAAAAGAATTCCCTGTTAAAAATTTCAGGGACCGAGGCGATGAGGTAGAACCGCTCAAACGCGGCAAAAGCGATTTTTCCAAGGAAAGCTTGGATAGGATATTCCAATTAGATGAGTCTCTTCCAGAACCCATAGACGACCCGGAATTCGGGGAGATTAAGGTGAAAATAGCAGGCTTCGGAGGCCAGGGAGTGCTCAGCATGGGCCTTGCCCTTGCACAGGCAGCCTGCACAGAGTCCAGGCACGTATCATGGTATCCTGCCTATGGACCGGAACAGAGAGGTGGAACCTCAAGTTGTGCCGTTGTAATATCAGGTGAAGTGATAGGCTCCCCTGTAGTAGATAAACCAGATGTATTAATTGCATTTAACCAACCATCACTCGATGAATTCGCCCACACAGTACCAGAGGATGGTTACATACTCTATGATTCCACAACCATAGAATACAATGGCAAGGGTAATATTATCGGCGTCCCAGCCTTTAAAATCGCCAAAAGAGAAGGGGCGGAGAGAGCTGCTAACACAGTCATGCTAGGAGTTCTCATGGAACTCGGACTCACAAAACTCTCCAAAAAATCCTTCCAAGACGCTATAAGATTCATATTCAGTGGAAAAGAGAAAATCATAGACATAAACCTCAAACTGTTAGATATAGGGGTTGAATGGACCCGGAAAAACATAAAGGGGAGCTTATAA
- a CDS encoding 2-oxoisovalerate oxidoreductase, subunit beta, with protein sequence MATQMVKGNTAVIIGAMYAGCDCYFGYPITPASEILHEAAKYFPMVGRKFVQAESEEAAINMVYGAAAAGHRVMTASSGPGISLKQEGISFLAGAELPAVIVDVMRAGPGLGNIGPEQADYTQLVKGGGHGNYRNIVLAPNSVQEMCDLTMEAFELADKYRTPVIVLADAVLGQMAEPLKFPEKAIKHEPDTSWAVQGNKETMKNLVTSIFLDFDELEEFNFYLQRKYQRIKENEAKCEGYMLDDASIIIVAYGISSRIARTAIEITRKEGIKVGLLRPVTLSPFPEKELAKLSEENPKFISVEMSNGQMLEDIRLATGCKDISLVNRMGGNLIQLEDVVKKIREAAL encoded by the coding sequence ATGGCAACCCAGATGGTGAAAGGGAACACAGCAGTGATCATCGGGGCGATGTATGCTGGATGCGACTGTTACTTCGGATACCCCATAACCCCAGCCAGTGAAATACTCCACGAAGCCGCTAAATATTTCCCAATGGTGGGTAGAAAATTCGTACAGGCAGAATCTGAAGAAGCAGCCATAAACATGGTATATGGGGCGGCCGCGGCCGGACACCGTGTGATGACAGCATCCTCAGGGCCGGGCATAAGCTTGAAACAGGAGGGAATATCATTCCTTGCAGGCGCAGAACTTCCAGCAGTCATAGTTGATGTGATGAGGGCTGGACCAGGCCTTGGGAACATAGGCCCTGAACAGGCAGACTACACCCAACTAGTCAAGGGTGGTGGACATGGAAACTATAGGAATATTGTTTTAGCCCCTAATAGCGTCCAGGAAATGTGCGATCTTACAATGGAAGCATTTGAACTCGCAGACAAATACAGAACACCAGTTATTGTGCTTGCTGATGCCGTTCTCGGGCAGATGGCAGAACCCCTAAAATTTCCAGAGAAGGCCATAAAACATGAACCCGACACCTCCTGGGCTGTCCAAGGCAACAAAGAAACGATGAAAAACCTTGTAACATCAATTTTCCTCGATTTTGACGAATTAGAAGAGTTCAATTTTTATCTTCAAAGGAAATATCAGCGCATAAAAGAAAACGAGGCAAAATGTGAAGGTTACATGTTGGATGATGCTAGTATCATCATAGTAGCCTATGGCATAAGCAGCAGAATAGCAAGAACAGCAATCGAAATCACCAGAAAAGAGGGTATAAAAGTTGGACTATTGCGCCCCGTAACACTCTCCCCATTCCCAGAAAAAGAACTTGCCAAGTTAAGCGAAGAAAACCCAAAATTCATATCGGTAGAGATGAGCAACGGGCAAATGCTAGAAGATATAAGATTAGCCACAGGATGCAAAGACATCAGCTTAGTTAATAGGATGGGTGGAAACCTAATCCAACTAGAAGATGTTGTCAAAAAGATCAGGGAGGCAGCCCTATGA
- a CDS encoding 2-oxoisovalerate oxidoreductase, subunit gamma — translation MEPYPVINPLECKGCERCILACKGKVLFMSEKINERGYHYVEYKGSGCKGCGNCYYTCPEPHAIEVHIPIKRSR, via the coding sequence ATGGAACCATATCCAGTAATTAATCCACTGGAATGCAAAGGATGTGAAAGATGCATATTGGCTTGTAAAGGGAAAGTACTCTTTATGAGCGAGAAGATTAATGAGAGAGGATACCATTACGTGGAATACAAGGGCAGCGGATGTAAAGGTTGTGGGAACTGCTATTACACATGTCCAGAACCCCACGCCATAGAAGTGCACATCCCAATCAAAAGGAGTCGATGA
- a CDS encoding acyl-CoA synthetase, with protein MTSILEKFVNKIEFESYEDFKENFKIIVPENFNFAYDVVDWYAAKHPQKEALVWCNDNGDERIINFKEMKEYSDRAANFFKECGIKKGDRVMLTLKGRYDFWFSLLGLHRIGAIAIPATHMLKEKDIIYRIKKADIKMVVCIAEDGVPDCFDRAHKEMGDTPLIKVIVGEKDRPGWINFRKKLEEMPRTFKKPEDYPSSADILLVYFSSGTTGMPKMIKHDHTYPLAHIVTAKYWQNVREDGLHYTVADTGWAKSVWGGIYGQWICGSAVFAYDYDRFNPMNMLEKLEKYNITTFCAPPTVYRFLIKEDISKYDLSSIEYAVTAGEPLNPEVFHKFYEQTGLKLMEGYGQTESVVSIANFPWMEPKPGSMGKPVPLYNIELVDNNGNPVDVGEEGEIVIDTSEGKPLGLFGGYYRDEEKTKEVWYDNKYHTGDTAWMDEDGYLWFVGRTDDMIKSSGYRIGPFEVESAVISHPAVLECAVTGYPDPIRGQVVKATIVLAKGYEPSEKLKKDIQDHVKRVTAPYKYPRVIEFVDELPKTISGKIRRVEIRERDMKKAGER; from the coding sequence ATGACATCAATACTAGAAAAATTCGTTAACAAGATAGAATTCGAATCATATGAAGATTTCAAAGAAAACTTCAAGATAATCGTCCCAGAAAACTTCAACTTCGCCTATGACGTGGTTGACTGGTACGCTGCAAAACACCCACAAAAAGAGGCCCTAGTCTGGTGTAACGACAATGGAGACGAACGCATAATAAACTTCAAAGAAATGAAAGAATACTCAGATAGAGCAGCCAACTTCTTCAAGGAATGCGGGATAAAAAAAGGCGACAGGGTAATGTTAACCCTAAAAGGAAGATACGACTTCTGGTTCTCATTACTGGGCCTCCATAGGATAGGGGCTATCGCAATCCCAGCAACCCACATGCTAAAAGAAAAAGACATAATATACCGTATAAAAAAAGCCGATATAAAAATGGTGGTTTGCATTGCCGAAGACGGCGTCCCAGACTGCTTCGACAGAGCCCACAAAGAAATGGGCGACACACCACTCATAAAAGTTATTGTAGGCGAAAAAGACAGGCCAGGATGGATCAACTTCAGAAAAAAACTTGAGGAAATGCCAAGAACGTTCAAAAAACCAGAAGATTATCCTTCAAGCGCGGACATATTATTAGTATATTTTTCATCAGGGACGACCGGAATGCCAAAGATGATAAAACATGACCATACCTATCCACTTGCACATATAGTCACTGCAAAATATTGGCAGAACGTCCGAGAAGACGGCCTACATTATACAGTAGCCGACACAGGATGGGCCAAATCAGTATGGGGTGGGATCTACGGCCAATGGATCTGTGGAAGCGCAGTATTCGCCTATGACTATGACCGTTTCAACCCCATGAACATGCTGGAAAAATTAGAAAAATATAATATAACAACATTTTGCGCCCCACCCACAGTATACAGGTTCCTCATAAAAGAGGACATTTCAAAATATGACCTTTCAAGTATAGAATATGCAGTGACTGCAGGCGAACCACTAAACCCAGAGGTATTCCATAAATTCTATGAACAGACTGGCCTGAAACTCATGGAAGGTTATGGACAGACAGAATCTGTTGTATCCATTGCTAACTTTCCATGGATGGAACCAAAACCAGGATCAATGGGCAAACCAGTACCATTATATAATATAGAACTAGTTGACAACAACGGAAACCCGGTAGATGTAGGGGAAGAAGGAGAGATTGTCATAGACACCTCAGAGGGCAAACCATTAGGATTATTCGGCGGCTATTACCGAGACGAAGAAAAAACAAAAGAGGTATGGTATGATAACAAGTATCATACAGGTGACACAGCATGGATGGACGAAGACGGATACCTCTGGTTCGTTGGCAGAACCGATGACATGATAAAAAGTTCAGGATACCGTATAGGGCCTTTTGAGGTTGAAAGTGCTGTTATATCCCACCCAGCAGTGCTTGAATGTGCAGTTACAGGCTACCCAGACCCCATCAGGGGACAGGTAGTGAAGGCCACAATAGTACTCGCCAAGGGATATGAACCATCAGAGAAACTCAAAAAGGATATACAAGACCATGTGAAGAGGGTTACAGCCCCCTACAAGTATCCTCGTGTAATAGAATTTGTTGATGAATTACCCAAAACAATCAGTGGAAAGATAAGAAGAGTTGAGATAAGAGAAAGGGACATGAAAAAAGCAGGGGAACGATAA
- a CDS encoding transcriptional regulator translates to MKEKTQEIGARIKELRELSNITVEEMAEYLGVPEETYKKYETGEEDIPASILFEAAHKLGVDMGLLLTGEEARMHIFTVTRKGKGVKVERRKQYKYESLAEKFIHKKAEPFIVTVEPRKDKPEMNSHPGQEFNYILEGTIRFYIHDNEIILKEGDSIFFDSSYPHAMEALNNKKAKFLAIIM, encoded by the coding sequence ATGAAAGAGAAAACTCAAGAGATAGGTGCAAGAATAAAAGAACTGAGAGAACTTTCAAATATCACAGTAGAAGAAATGGCTGAATATTTAGGGGTTCCTGAGGAAACCTATAAAAAATATGAGACCGGAGAAGAAGACATACCCGCAAGTATATTATTCGAGGCAGCTCACAAACTCGGCGTGGACATGGGACTCCTACTCACAGGAGAAGAGGCCAGGATGCATATCTTCACCGTCACAAGGAAAGGTAAAGGAGTTAAAGTTGAAAGACGCAAACAATACAAGTATGAGAGCCTAGCCGAGAAATTCATCCACAAAAAGGCCGAACCATTCATAGTAACCGTAGAACCCCGAAAAGACAAACCAGAGATGAACAGCCACCCAGGCCAAGAATTCAACTACATCCTAGAAGGTACTATAAGATTCTATATCCACGACAATGAAATAATACTCAAAGAAGGCGACTCAATATTCTTCGATTCATCATATCCACATGCAATGGAAGCCCTAAACAATAAAAAGGCGAAATTCCTAGCAATAATAATGTAG